In Tistrella mobilis, the genomic window GCCGCTCTTCGCCCGCCATGCCCGCGGGGTGGAGATGACCGAATATGCCCGCCGCCTGCAGCCGGCGCTGACCGACCAGTTCGACCAGCTGGAGACCGAAATCCGGCGGGTGCAGGAGGTCACCTCCGAATTCGGCCTGACCGTTTCGACGCTCGCGAGCTTTGCCGGTCGCTGGCTGCTGCCGCGGATGGAGCGCCTGACCACGGCGCTCGGCGGCCGGCAGGTCAGCCTGCTTGCCGCCTCGACGCTGGCCGATTTCAACCGCGACGGTGTCGACGTCGCGATCCGCTATGGCGGCGGCCGCTATCCCGGCCTTGCCGCACACCGGATCCTGCCCGGGCGGATGGTGGTGGTCTGCGCGCCGGCCATGGCCGAGCGGCTGCGCAGCCCGGCGGATCTGGCGAAGGTCACCCTGCTGCATGACGAGATCGACCCGGCCGGCAGTTTCGTCGATCCGGGCTGGACCGATTTTCTGCGCCATCATGGGCTTTCCGGCATCGATGGCGGCCGGGGGCCGCGCTATGGTCTGACCTTTCTGTGCCTGGATGCGGCGGCGGCCGGCATGGGGGCGGCAATCGTGCCGCTTGGCCTGGCGGTCGACGCGCTGGTGACCGGCGCGCTGGTCCGGCCCTTCGCCGAAAGCCTGGACGTCCCCCATGATTATTGGGTGGTCTATCCCGAGGATCGCGAGGGCGCGCGGCCGATCCGGGATTTCCTGAGCTGGATTCAGGCCGAGGCGGCGGGCCAGCTGGAGGCCCTGCCGCCGCCGCGGGCCGGCGGCTGAACCATCCGGGCGAGGCCTTGCCGTCTCTGCCGCCCCGGTCTATGTCAGGGCCTTCCATGTGATGGCCTTCGCCCGTTCAGCCAGGATGCCCGCCGCCCATGCCCCGAGGCCGCCCGCCCAAGACCCGGATCGCTGCCGGCCCTGCCGTGCCGCCGATCGACCCCGCGCGCCGCGACCGGCTGCGCATGCGGCTGCTGCACTGGTACGACCACAACCGACGGGTGCTGCCCTGGCGGGCGGAACCGGGGGAGACCGCCGACCCTTACGCGGTCTGGCTGTCCGAGATCATGCTTCAGCAGACCACGGTCGCCGCGGCCGGCCCCTATTTCCGCGCCTTTCTGGACCGCTGGCCGCGGGTGACCGATCTGGCCGCGGCCCCCAGGGAAGAGGTGCTGGCGCGCTGGGCGGGGCTCGGCTACTACGCCCGGGCCCGCAACCTGCATGCCTGCGC contains:
- a CDS encoding LysR substrate-binding domain-containing protein, giving the protein MSQPPLRRRRLPPLLALRHFEAAARLGGFSRAAEELGVTAAAVSQQVRQLEDWLGRPLFARHARGVEMTEYARRLQPALTDQFDQLETEIRRVQEVTSEFGLTVSTLASFAGRWLLPRMERLTTALGGRQVSLLAASTLADFNRDGVDVAIRYGGGRYPGLAAHRILPGRMVVVCAPAMAERLRSPADLAKVTLLHDEIDPAGSFVDPGWTDFLRHHGLSGIDGGRGPRYGLTFLCLDAAAAGMGAAIVPLGLAVDALVTGALVRPFAESLDVPHDYWVVYPEDREGARPIRDFLSWIQAEAAGQLEALPPPRAGG